CCCCATATTAGGAAATCAAAGTTCACAACAGGACCTGAAACTTCACACATTTAGGGATGATATTTGAAGCTTCACAAATTTAGCAATAGCTGAAGCAAAAGGATGCATAAGACAGAATTGACTCCAAATTACCGATCAATGTTCATCTTTCTCATCACCACAATCCTATAGAATGACTCCTCCCTCTTATCTTTACCCTGCTCAACAATTTCCAAATTACAAAAAGGATGCATAAGACAGAATTGAATCAGTCAGTATGAATagcaaagaagaaacaaaaaattctaTTTCACAAACCAGCAGCCACAGGTTACCTATTGGTGACAGTTTTAAGTTATATGGTTTGAAAGGAATAAATGATATGTAACTCAGTAGAAACTAGGGAAGAAAATCTTATTTATATATGACACAAGCCACCTCAGTCAGTATAAAGCTCAGGAAAGAGTGCATCCACTACTTTGGATCGATCTTAATATCGGACTGAATCAGAAGGATTTAACCACAGGGGTCGTAACATCAATCATGGCGAACTTGGAGGAGAGCTGCCCACTGAACTCCTAGGACAATTCTGAATCCTACTATGGCCAACAGtcttttcttattcttcccACCTCTATTTGACGAATTGTTGTCACTGATTGGTGAGGCATATAGATACCAAGACATGCCGATTCCTTGCCCTATCATAATGTCTTGTCCTTCCTCATGCAGATATGAAAACGTTAAGAAGCCCCAAGGGGCAGCAACTACATAACTTAATCCAACAAATCCTTTGGAAACGAAGATACCCAATGACCATTGTAAGGGTAATCAACCGTCCATTAAAAAATAGACTGGGCTACAACTTAGTAAATTTATATAGAATCTAAGCTTTAGACAAATGTAAATGTTcatactaagggcccgtttgataacgtttcaagaaactcgtttctgccgtttctgtttccagaaacagcagaaacggagtaaaaagcgtttgataaaactgttccgtttcacttattttcagaaatagaaatagaaatttttacttatttatggttcaagaaacgacttaggcgaaacaagttcaacttgtttcgtcgtttctagaaacgacttgtggccattctttcattggttactatcgacttctaaaaacatgacttatcaaacacctttaattccgtttctgtttctagaaacgaaaatttatgtttctgccatttcttgaaacagaaacggcagaaacgttatcaaacgggcccctaaaTTACCTAACATTTCTCCTCCTCAAAAACAATTGTCACTATCAAAGGGTAACATAGTCAGGTCacaaattacaaagaaagaaaagtatatTATAAGTAGAATAAAAGGGATAGAATGAATACTATAcattagaaataaataaattaaaaaaaaaaaatctatatcgTTGGGTGATATGGAGTCAGATTTACCAAGTCTTAGCACTAAAGATGATTAaaatacttcttcttcttcttcttcttccttttcttcatcttcatgatcatcattttcttcttctttttctctctcttctttctatttttctctctcttcctacaTAGATAGAGCTCTACAATTAGAGAGGACAAGGTTGAAGTTTTCATATACTACATTCTTAGCAAAAACAAAATACATATATTTCATaaatttaagagagagagagagtgtgtgtgtgtgtgtgtgtgtgtgtgttggatTGCTTGAAACCTAATCAGGGAAAGATTTGGAGTCAATAAATGAGTCTTTTGGAGCAAAGAATTGCTGAACAAATAGATTAAATAAGGATCTATTGTCAAGTGAGAATGATACGTTAATGTTAGATTTAGAGTTGATTGATCTTAACTATGAATCTTGATATTTTTtagataaataaaagatatagcATAATTGTCATAGGAGCTCAAAgagaatatattaattttttaaataaaatagaatgaGTAAACCTAGGGAATGGATATGAAGGGGGGGGATGTTTATATTTTAAGTAACTAACTCCTCTCTATCAAAATGACAATGTGAATGATTAGAAAAGGGGTGTAAAGCATGTCAGAGAAGTTTTAAGTGTCCTGCAATTTAAGTTTATACTAATATAGAACCAGCCCAACAAGTTTACTCTTTAACATACCAGGTTTCCAAAAAACTGACCCTCAAAAAAGGATTAACCAAGCAAGGATATAAGTATGGTATGAGTAAATTTATCAAACTAATAGACTTTCCATGTTAGGAGCAGGTAATCTTTTGCataaaataaaactttatttgatcaaaaggaaggagaagaaaaggaaaaacaattaccaaaaaagaataaaaaacgtAACAAACATATTTGGTCTTATTGCTATTACTGATTTCTTTTTGATAATTGATACCAGATCTGCATGTTGTGCTCCAAATGGAAGTCTCCCCAACTTAGGACAATTATCAACAATAACTCTAAGAAGAGATGGCCAATTCAAAATGGGATGGCATATGGCTGTCAATTATGGTAGTTCACATAAAAAcacttcttccaaaaaaaaaattttttgaaggATATGAAGACACATACCTAGTCCTAGCACTCAAAATTTGAAGGATATGAACATGGTTTTAGTGCACGGTGTCATATGGGTATCACCCATTGGTCACCCTCAAAACCAGTCTATGGTATTAGAATGGATTGGTATCAAATCACCCGTATTAGACAAAATATCCatgattttccttttaaaaaaataattttttgactttttttctCCTATCCATACCCTTCAAGGTATCAAGATAGGAGACTTACTAAACTGATACAGATCGATACGAGAGATAAATTTGAAAGGCTTTGAAACCTATTTGGGTAAAGGCTTgaaccatttaaaaaaataataataataaaataaaaataaaaattggggcAATCAAACACATCAGAGTTAAAACATCTATAGATTACAAATAGAATAATACAAAGGGCCTGTTTGTAAGTGATCAGACGGAGTGGTATGTTAAAGTTACATCTGGAGTTGATTGATTTGTCAAGAATCATGATATTTTTATAGTAAAAGACCTTTAAGAGATTtatgaatttttaaatataaaactaATAACTAAATGTAGGGAAtggggataaagtgagctaatTCCACTTTATGAATTGACATATGAAGGATTAGAATAGAAGTTTAAGCCAAAACTGACTATTCTTTTGGTAAACGGTTGAAAAATGAGTATATAATGAATGTatttgaaattagaaattaaaattaccaaaatgatGGAGAGGTTAATTAGTGGAAGTAAGTGGTATTTTTGTAGTTTTCTCCAACTTTAGATGCACTTGACCCAGGTTTCTGTATTGGCATTTGACTATTGAGATAGATTATTAGTTCcctctttaaaattgaaatctaaCAAAATCTCTCATGAGGTAAAGAAGAGGGTTCCTCACAAGGATATATAAATCCTTTAAAGAGGTTCAATCAGCTAACCTAAAATGGGCGTTTTTCAACATCATTATAGATGACTAGTTGGAGTAATGCGTGCACTAAATAAAAACTACTAAGATAAACAGAACTGCATGAATTTATTCAACTTCTAGATAAATTAGAGGAGAGTTAAGAAACCTAATTATACATAAAATTCTTCTAATTGTATAAcctaaataaaatttaattcaatGAGTTAAGACTTTAGAATAAGTTTAAAAGATAAGGTATGAATTTTATGCAAATAAAGGGATCATGTTATCAAACATTTCAATAGGAACTATTTTATAGGAACTACTAAACAGCAAAAGGAATTGTATTAGTCCAAAAAGTCAGAAATtactttattaaaataaaattacacttTTAATCTCTAGcataatttttagaaaaggCTGACCATCAAATACTGATTAACCAAGCAAGGATCCCTAAAAAATTGATAAACCCAGCAAGTAATTAAGGAAATAAACAATATAACATTTATCAAACTAAACTAGACTTTATAATGTGCAAATAATAATATTGGTTGGAAGCAAGTATTATTTAGATAACTCAAACATTTCGTAGCCCcttgataaaaatagaaaaatattaaagTATTCTTGAATAGTAAATAATTATTAAGTCAAGCTTCTCAagataaaggggaaaaaaaataaactaccAAAAACAAGTCATCAGATATTATTACACTTACCCATTTTTTCACCCATAGATACTCCTTTGTCATCTGGCTGTCCATTTCATCATTTAATGATATATCTGCATGTTTGGCTCCAAACGGGGGTCTCCTTAACTTAGAACAAAGATAAACATGCACTTCAGAGAGAGATGGCCAGTTCAAATCAAGATGGCATATGTCTGTCAATTCTGGTAGCTCACATAGTTCCATTACCTTCAACCTTGGAAATGCATTGATTTCCAAATCCTCATCTGCTACTATCTTCACCAATTGAGGACATCGACATACAGTTAAATGAATCAACTTTTTAAGCAACTGTGTTACACCATTAGTGAAAATCACCTTTAGATTGGGGCATTCCTGTATTTCCATAAATGACATATTAGAAAAGCATCCAGGTTGTGGAACCCCAGTACATATTGCCTGCAACTGATCCAGTTGATCAAGTTCCAACCCACCTAAGCTTTCAAAAGCATTCCTTTTGGCTTCCTGTACGTTCAATAATATCTTGAGATCTGGACAAGCTCGTAAAGTTAGACTTTTACAGCCATGAGCTGGAATGTGTGTCAAACCCTCACATGACTTGAATTGCATAACTCCATCAATGTCTAGAAGATACGGAAAAATTGAAGGATCAATAGTACAATTCCGCAAATCTAGACTACGCATGCgtttagatttaaggaatggctTAAACCAATGGAAAACATTTGCTTTACTTATCTCGACGCTAATATCAGATAAGCTAATCAATTGAGATAGTTCCTCTACACCACTGGTGAACCATTTTAACCCGCTTCCGATAGTGTTTAGCTCCTCTAGCTTACGCAATCCAGATAATACCCCACGTGGTATCCTCTTAAGAATTTTGGTGTCGCCGATGTCTAGAAGCCTTAAATTGTTCAACTTTTTCATCTCTATTGGTAGTTTACTTAAGGTTGTGCAACCACGCAAGTCTAATGATATGAGTTGAACCAACTTTCCAATTCCAATGGGTAAATCCTGTAGGTTCCGACAACACCTTAATTTTAACGAACGAAGGTTGACTAGATGGGATATTGAAGCCGGTAAATTTCTTATCTCGTAACAATTCGTCAAATCTAGTATCTGAAGTGCAGGCATGTGGTCGAAGAACTGCAGTTGGGGGATGTCCTTGAGAAAGAAACAATATGCAAGGAGCAATGTGTGCAGTTGTGGACACTGATCTGGCAATTGAGGtaaagatttcatagaaagatCCCACATCAAAATCTTAGTGGCTTTGCACCATTCTGAGGCATCAGCAGGTGCCTCAGTTATTCCAAAACCGGGCTTTGTACTGAACTTGGAGAGGTACTTATTCGATGTAGATGTGATCCACACAGCCAATTCACGCATCATATCGTGCATTTTAAATGTACCAAAGTAGTCACCGTCCTCAAGCATCGATGAATTTCGAAGCTTTCCAACCAAAACATCTACTTTATTTCTAATATCTTTCAGCCGATGCATCCCAGACAGAATTTCTTCACCAATGGCAAAATCAACCAATTTCTCTTTGTTAATGCTGTAATCCTCAGGAAATAGACAGCAGTACAAGAAGAGGGATCGTTCAATTGGTTCCAATTTTTCAAAACTAAACATGAGTACTGAAAATACTTCTTCTTTCATAACTACAAGATTGTTCAATTCACGTAGAGCGTCTTTCCATTCTCCCTCTGTTTCCCGTGTTGCCATTGTGCTACCAATAACAACGATGGCCAGAGGCAATCCATCACATTTTTTCAGAACATCCTTCGCAAGGGATACTATTGATGATTTGGAAGTAATATCCTTACCGACTTTTTGAACAAAAAGATTCCACGCTTCATCTGGTTGGAGTTTGTTCACTCGAATCGATCGAAGAGAATCTCTCGCTCCAAAGCGGATCACAAACCTTGTAACCACTTCTATCGATCGAGATGCCAATAATATTTTGCAGCCGTTCTCCTTCTTTGGTGCCGGAATGCAGATTTCATCAAGATCAATGGGCGCCCAAATATCGTCTAATATCAACATATACTTCCTTGTTTGGCGAcacaatttttcttttacatcattgtcatcttcacaATTTTTCAAGCCCATACTTTTAGCAATTTGTTTTCGTATGTCTACAAAATTGGGTGTGCATGACACAGTGGTGAAAATCACGGAATCGAAGTGTTGGGTCATCCTAAAGTGCTCATTGGCGTGTCGTAGAAGTGTTGTCTTGCCTATACCTCCCATACCAAACAACCCAACAGCAACATACCTATCGTCGAGCACCGAATCGATGATCTCACCTTTCAATTTCTCTGTTGTTGTTTGTCCCTCGATAGAAACGGTGTTCATATTCCTCCCTATCTGCCGTGGTGGAGCCACCGTCCAACCAGATCTTGGTTCTTCCCCAAACAACTTGTCAAGTACATCTTGCTTGTGCTTCAAAGCTCTTTTGCTCAGCTGATAGCGTGACCGGCAGAAGCAGTTAGGACATGAAGTACCAGAGATCTGACTCTGCTCGTACTCGCTTCGTAGGTTGTTGGCGTCGGATAGAGCTTTATCGACTTGACTGAACCAGAGAACTGCCCCTTCTGATTTTACTACACCTTCTTggttcatttcttcttctacttctctttCTTTGTCACTTCTCCAGGCTTCTAGCTTCATTCTTGTGTTTTCTAGCTCTTTGATGTTCTCGCTAAGGTTCCGCCAGACCTGAAACTTAGTTGCGATAGGATTGATAATCCATCCTACTATGGGGCTTAGTATCGCGCCAATGATAGTCGTTGCCATAATTCACAAGCAAAGAAAGATTTGCAGAAGGCAAGAActgtgagagtgagagagagatttgcAGAAGGAAAAAAACTTGTGTTGCCAATATGATCGAGTAGAAAATTGGAACAGCACTTTCCCTTTAGCTTATGTTAAAATTGCCCGTATCTCATCTTATCTTATCTTAGATTACGATACCAATAGAACAACACCACGTGTAGATAAagttaaagaatttcccaacAAGTTGTCGGAAGCATCATTGAATGTCGGTGACTCGTTCTCCGTGCCTCTCTCCAAGCATTGCCTAAACACGTGATTTTCGTTCTTGTGACCATGGATCGACCTGTGCAATCACCACTATACAGAGAAGTTGGATCCCAACATATACATTAATAAATAACAAATTTTTAACTCCCATAAAAACATAAACTTTGTAAGCATCGTTGTAATTGTTTAAAATCGGGAATATGTTTAGACTTGAGAGTGGAGGGGAATATTTATATCCAATCCGCCTTTACAAATAAATagaatattttattataaataaataaacagagGGAGTGATATCAACAGCATGACTAAAAAGAAGTTTGAAGTGAGGGGTGAAGCTTGGCacgttgggttagggttttacaaACCTAGGCCCTGCTTCTCCTAATTCTTAACCCAGTCGGAAAATCCAACCCTAATCCAAACCATTTTGGCACAATCTtacttgaaatttgaaatttgtttgtGTAGGTAGTAACAGCATGGATGTGTCTTAAAACCCCGCCCCAATCCTACCCATTGACACCCATACTTGAAAATTGTTTGGGTAGGTAATAACGGCATGGATGTGTGTTGCGAAGCTTAGAAACAACTCTACTATGGCATCACAAATACTTTTAGATGCATAATTGTATATTATGAACACTAGCTTAGCCTAGTGGTGGCAATTAGTGTCAGCACCCAAGGGTGAAGGTCATGCGATCAAACCCTATCATATTCGGGTGGATGTGTGTAGGTGCGGGTGGACCTTTGGCCCTACTACTGCCNNNNNNNNNNNNNNNNNNNNNNNNNNNNNNNNNNNNNNNNNNNNNNNNNNNNNNNNNNNNNNNNNNNNNNNNNNNNNNNNNNNNNNNNNNNNNNNNNNNNNNNNNNNNNNNNNNNNNNNNNNNNNNNNNNNNNNNNNNNNNNNNNNNNNNNNNNNNNNNNNNNNNNNNNNNNNNNNNNNNNNNNNNNNNNNNNNNNNNNNNNNNNNNNNNNNNNNNNNNNNNNNNNNNNNNNNNNNNNNNNNNNNNNNNNNNNNNNNNNNNNNNNNNNNNNNNNNNNNNNNNNNNNNNNNNNNNNNNNNNNNNNNNNNNNNNNNNNNNNNNNNNNNNNNNNNNNNNNNNNNNNNNNNNNNNNNNNNNNNNNNNNNNNNNNNNNNNNNNNNNNNNNNNNNNNNNNNNNNNNNNNNNNNNNNNNNNNNNNNNNNNNNNNNNNNNNNNNNNNNNNNNNNNNNNNNNNNNNNNNNNNNNNNNNNNNNNNNNNNNNNNNNNNNNNNNNNNNNNNNNNNNNNNNNNNNNNNNNNNNNNNNNNNNNNNNNNNNNNNNNNNNNNNNNNNNNNNNNNNNNNNNNNNNNNNNNNNNNNNNNNNNNNNNNNNNNNNNNNNNNNNNNNNNNNNNNNNNNNNNNNNNNNNNNNNNNNNNNNNNNNNNNNNNNNNNNNNNNNNNNNNNNNNNNNNNNNNNNNNNNNNNNNNNNNNNNNNNNNNNNNNNNNNNNNNNNNNNNNNNNNNNNNNNNNNNNNNNNNNNNNNNNNNNNNNNNNNNNNNNNNNNNNNNNNNNNNNNNNNNNNNNNNNNNNNNNNNNNNNNNNNNNNNNNNNNNNNNNNNNNNNNNNNNNNNNNNNNNNNNNNNNNNNNNNNNNNNNNNNNNNNNNNNNNNNNNNNNNNNNNNNNNNNNNNNNNNNNNNNNNNNNNNNNNNNNNNNNNNNNNNNNNNNNNNNNNNNNNNNNNNNNNNNNNNNNNNNNNNNNNNNNNNNNNNNNNNNNNNNNNNNNNNNNNNNNNNNNNNNNNNNNNNNNNNNNNNNNNNNNNNNNNNNNNNNNNNNNNNNNNNNNNNNNNNNNNNNNNNNNNNNNNNNNNNNNNNNNNNNNNNNNNNNNNNNNNNNNNNNNNNNNNNNNNNNNNNNNNNNNNNNNNNNNNNNNNNNNNNNNNNNNNNNNNNNNNNNNNNNNNNNNNNNNNNNNNNNNNNNNNNNNNNNNNNNNNNNNNNNNNNNNNNNNNNNNNNNNNNNNNNNNNNNNNNNNNNNNNNNNNNNNNNNNNNNNNNNNNNNNNNNNNNNNNNNNNNNNNNNNNNNNNNNNNNNNNNNNNNNNNNNNNNNNNNNNNNNNNNNNNNNNNNNNNNNNNNNNNNNNNNNNNNNNNNNNNNNNNNNNNNNNNNNNNNNNNNNNNNNNNNNNNNNNNNNNNNNNNNNNNNNNNNNNNNNNNNNNNNNNNNNNNNNNNNNNNNNNNNNNNNNNNNNNNNNNNNNNNNNNNNNNNNNNNNNNNNNNNNNNNNNNNNNNNNNNNNNNNNNNNNNNNNNNNNNNNNNNNNNNNNNNNNNNNNNNNNNNNNNNNNNNNNNNNNNNNNNNNNNNNNNNNNNNNNNNNNNNNNNNNNNNNNNNNNNNNNNNNNNNNNNNNNNNNNNNNNNNNNNNNNNNNNNNNNNNNNNNNNNNNNNNNNNNNNNNNNNNNNNNNNNNNNNNNNNNNNNNNNNNNNNNNNNNNNNNNNNNNNNNNNNNNNNNNNNNNNNNNNNNNNNNNNNNNNNNNNNNNNNNNNNNNNNNNNNNNNNNNNNNNNNNNNNNNNNNNNNNNNNNNNNNNNNNNNNNNNNNNNNNNNNNNNNNNNNNNNNNNNNNNNNNNNNNNNNNNNNNNNNNNNNNNNNNNNNNNNNNNNNNNNNNNNNNNNNNNNNNNNNNNNNNNNNNNNNNNNNNNNNNNNNNNNNNNNNNNNNNNNNNNNNNNNNNNNNNNNNNNNNNNNNNNNNNNNNNNNNNNNNNNNNNNNNNNNNNNNNNNNNNNNNNNNNNNNNNNNNNNNNNNNNNNNNNNNNNNNNNNNNNNNNNNNNNNNNNNNNNNNNNNNNNNNNNNNNNNNNNNNNNNNNNNNNNNNNNNNNNNNNNNNNNNNNNNNNNNNNNNNNNNNNNNNNNNNNNNNNNNNNNNNNNNNNNNNNNNNNNNNNNNNNNNNNNNNNNNNNNNNNNNNNNNNNNNNNNNNNNNNNNNNNNNNNNNNNNNNNNNNNNNNNNNNNNNNNNNNNNNNNNNNNNNNNNNNNNNNNNNNNNNNNNNNNNNNNNNNNNNNNNNNNNNNNNNNNNNNNNNNNNNNNNNNNNNNNNNNNNNNNNNNNNNNNNNNNNNNNNNNNNNNNNNNNNNNNNNNNNNNNNNNNNNNNNNNNNNNNNNNNNNNNNNNNNNNNNNNNNNNNNNNNNNNNNNNN
This genomic stretch from Macadamia integrifolia cultivar HAES 741 chromosome 2, SCU_Mint_v3, whole genome shotgun sequence harbors:
- the LOC122064351 gene encoding disease resistance protein RPS2-like, giving the protein MATTIIGAILSPIVGWIINPIATKFQVWRNLSENIKELENTRMKLEAWRSDKEREVEEEMNQEGVVKSEGAVLWFSQVDKALSDANNLRSEYEQSQISGTSCPNCFCRSRYQLSKRALKHKQDVLDKLFGEEPRSGWTVAPPRQIGRNMNTVSIEGQTTTEKLKGEIIDSVLDDRYVAVGLFGMGGIGKTTLLRHANEHFRMTQHFDSVIFTTVSCTPNFVDIRKQIAKSMGLKNCEDDNDVKEKLCRQTRKYMLILDDIWAPIDLDEICIPAPKKENGCKILLASRSIEVVTRFVIRFGARDSLRSIRVNKLQPDEAWNLFVQKVGKDITSKSSIVSLAKDVLKKCDGLPLAIVVIGSTMATRETEGEWKDALRELNNLVVMKEEVFSVLMFSFEKLEPIERSLFLYCCLFPEDYSINKEKLVDFAIGEEILSGMHRLKDIRNKVDVLVGKLRNSSMLEDGDYFGTFKMHDMMRELAVWITSTSNKYLSKFSTKPGFGITEAPADASEWCKATKILMWDLSMKSLPQLPDQCPQLHTLLLAYCFFLKDIPQLQFFDHMPALQILDLTNCYEIRNLPASISHLVNLRSLKLRCCRNLQDLPIGIGKLVQLISLDLRGCTTLSKLPIEMKKLNNLRLLDIGDTKILKRIPRGVLSGLRKLEELNTIGSGLKWFTSGVEELSQLISLSDISVEISKANVFHWFKPFLKSKRMRSLDLRNCTIDPSIFPYLLDIDGVMQFKSCEGLTHIPAHGCKSLTLRACPDLKILLNVQEAKRNAFESLGGLELDQLDQLQAICTGVPQPGCFSNMSFMEIQECPNLKVIFTNGVTQLLKKLIHLTVCRCPQLVKIVADEDLEINAFPRLKVMELCELPELTDICHLDLNWPSLSEVHVYLCSKLRRPPFGAKHADISLNDEMDSQMTKEYLWVKKWGSLLG